The Zymoseptoria tritici IPO323 chromosome 4, whole genome shotgun sequence genome includes the window TACGACCCGAGACTGAAGAACAAGGTACGCAATCCCAattctcttcttcgtccaaGACATGAACTGACCCTTTGACTCCAGCACATCGGCTTTGTGGATGACGACAAGCGCATGAACGTCGCGATGACTCGGAGTCAAGATGTGAGGTGGGTCCTCGGTGGGGCATGTTCCGTGGCTTTGCGCAAGGACCGGAGCAAAGAAGTTGCCACCCCAGCCTATGTCCGCTACCGGGACGAGGTCGAGGGCACTGGAGAACTCACCAAGCTGCCAATGCAGAAACTTCGACAGGGCGAGGATTGGATCAAGAAGTTGGAGAAGCGGACTGTCTGCTGTGGATTGAAGTTCAGGGATGAAGTCACAGAGAGTGAAGAGTAGGACGGCAAGACGCTGAGTGATGATGGACATGGCATGAGAAAGTATGAGATGGAGGTCACTGACCGCAAGAATGCATGACTGGATGGAACAAATTGCAAATCACGATGGAGAAAGAGATGAAGCTGGATGAAAGGGTCACTCGCCTGCTGGGTAGATACTACGAATAGTCTTCGGCAATGCTCGCAGCAATACTTCTTCGTGTCTGCCGTCTCTGGTTCTTGTCTGCTGCTTACGTGCTGGTGGTGGACCTTGGCATGTCTCGCCCCATTCCACGTTTCAGCTAGACTTTGTCGCCCTTCCGAACACCGATGTCTTTCTGCACGCCCTCTTGTACGGTCTTCCTTACTCCTGGTGGAGGAGTCGTGCCGCTTCGACCACAAGATGCGGCTTTGATGACACGACCCAGACCAGATGAACAGGATACTTCCTCCGCCCTGCGGCTTACGAGTCTGGGGGTGCTTTCGTAGTCTACAAACTGCTCTAACGTACAGCGACGAAATTATTGCCAGGGAAAGGAGAGCGTAGTCTTGAAACGCTGTTGACTTTTGACTCGATGGACTGCTGTCACAAAGCATGATGGCTCTCTGCTCAGCTTGGAGAGTCGGCTTGGTGGTTTCGAGATGGCCACGAGAGTCCTGCCTCCAGATCCATCGAGCGGGTTCGTGGGAGCGGATTCGGCTTGGTTGATCTGGTGCGAGTTCGCTGTGAAGGGCATCGTTGCCGACGGCGAGGATACACTGCCGTAGGGGACGGAACTGGAATAGATGCTCCCACAACTCTTGGCCTCTTCTCCGTCTGAAGTAGATGGGTTCAGGCTCGCGGGTTCGGATTCGGTTTGGGCGAGCGGGTTCGGCTTCGTTGATCTGGCGCGGGCTCGTGGTGAAGGGCATCGCCGCCCACGGCAGTGTATCCTCACAGACCTAGAACTGGAAGCAGATGGGAATGATGCTCCTACAGCGCTCGGCGGCTACCTTACTCTGTCGCCGTCTGGAGTAGGTCGGGCTCGGGTTCGGCTTGGTCGATCGGGTTCGGCTTGGCCTTGATCGTTGTGGCCTGCGGCAGCGTGTCTCTTCTCCTTTCTACAAGTCAAACCTCATTAGATAGCGAAATAAATAGAGGCGTGCATTTGTTTGCAGCCATGCGTCACCGCTGCTGTCGTTGGCTTCTGTTAGCTGAGTCGGGTTCGGGCTCGTCGATCGGGTTCGGCTTCGCCTTCGAGATTGTCGCCGGCGTCAAGGCGTGCCTGTCTGCACGCAGGCCTGCAAGACGGAGGGACGATACATATGTGCCGTGTTCTATGGCCATAGGCGATCGCTTCCGTCGCGATGTTTCATCTGTCAGGTCGGGTTCGGGCTCGTCGAGCGGGTTCGGCTTGTTAGGTTGGGTTCGGCTTCGCCTCCGATGGTCGCTAGCAGCAAGGTGTGGCTCCCCACAAGTTGAACTGCATAAGAAATGCAGAGGAAGCGGGCCGTTGTAGCTATATGCAACCGCTTCTCTTGCTGTCTTTCTACATGCTAGATCGGGTTCGGCTTGGTTAGTCGGGTTCGTAGAGCGGGTTCGGGTTCGGGTTCGTGAAGCGGCTTCGCCTTCGCTGGCGTTAGTAATCGCGTGCTAGCATACGATCGAGTCCTCGTTGTAGAGCGCGTTTCTTACGGCCTAGGCACTTGTAGATCTGGCTCTAGTTCTTTGACTTAGCCTTGCTAAGTTACGCGTGTGGGTAGATCAGGTACGGCCTCATCGATCGGGTTCGGCTTCGCTCACTAATTACCTTTGTACCTTGTCGCATATTTTGATCGTATCCTAACGTAGCGAGGTCTTATCATGTGCCCTCGTCTGACTTGAGCGTGTTCAACTTCATCGTGCAGGTTCTGCTTGGGGTTGATCTTGGTAAGAGAGGCCTCTACTTCGCTGTGAACTCGCTGGACAAGGATAGTATTTACCGTGCGGATTCGCCTTGGCCTTTGTCGAGCGCGTTCAATTGCGCCTTAGTCGAGCGACTTTAGCTCTGCATTCACCGCGCGGGTTCGGCTTCGGTTTCGTTTTGGTGAAGCGGGTTCGGCTTCAATTTGGTAAGAGCGGGTTCGTCTTCACTTTGCTGAGAGCGGCTTCGTGTTGGTCTTAGTAAGAGCGGGTTCGGCCTCATATCAGCGAAGCGGGTTCGGCTTCATCTTGGTAAGAAGCGGGTTCGGCTTCATTATTGGAGAGGGCGGCttcggtctcgtcttcgaggAGCGGGTtcggcttcgtcttcgaggaGCGGGTTCGGTTTCGTGTTGACAAAGCGGGTTCGGCTTCAAAATAGTGAAGCGGGTTCGGTTCCACTCCTGAAGAGAGCGGGTTCGGCGTGGCCTTCAGCTTGGTATGGGAGGATTAGGCTTCGTTGCTGGAGAGGGCGGCTTCGGCTGCATGTTGACCAGagcggcttcggcttcgctaCGATATTGTCGATCGACCTCAGATTCACTCGTTGCATGGTGTATGGAGGTCATTTGACACGAGCAGGACATCTCGACAAGAACTTGGGTATATCGCTGTATCGTATCTCTTACTCCAACTCTTCCCCATCACAACCCCTCCCCAACCCACTCCCACCACCCCTCCACCttcccctccccctccccctccctaACATTCCCCCCCACAACCTTCACCAACACcccactctcctccacctccccaaACCCAAACCCCTCCCTCCCAAACTCCCCCAACCAATTcccctcttcatcctccgcccctccctcctccccacctGCCTTCACCACCCCACTACTCCTTCCCCCTCTCACCCGTGCAATCTCCTCTTCCAGTTTCACCcgcaccaccgcctccgGCAAACTCGTAAACACATCCTGTTTATTCGCCGCCACCAGCACCCTCACTTCTTCCGGGCCTTTGCTTCCTTTCCTCGAGTTGGCGCGTTTTTGTAGGAGTAGTAATACATCGTGTAGATATTCTGCGGCTTCGGTGAGGCCAGAGGGGGAACTTAGAGCGGCGGAGTCGACGGTGAAGATTATGTTTTTGGGTTGAGGGGTTGCTGTGAGGAGGGTGAAGGCGTGGTGGCGGAGTTTTCCGTGGCCGGGGGTGTCGGTTAGGGTGAAGGTGGGTCGGTCGGAGGAGTCGTTTTCGGAGCGGAAttgagaggaggaggagcggatGTGGGAGGGGAGCGTGCAGTTGGCGGTGAGGGGGGATTGGGAGGTGTGGGTTGtgggggtggtggaggttgcGAACTGCGAGGAAGGATGAGGTCAGTGGTTTGGAGGTTCGATGAGGGTTGTGGTACGCACGAGTGTGAAGAGACTTGTCTTTCCTGATCCGCTGGGtccgacgaggaggataCTTGGTGCTTCTCGTGAGACGGCTTGTCGGTAGAGATATGAGTGGATCAGGACCGGGAGGATGAGGGCGATGAGGAGCGTTACGACGATGGCGGAGAGGTTGCCTGAGACGGACCAGGTGAACCAGTCTGCTAACTTGCTGGACGTCTGACCGGTCATGACCGTGACGGTCGTCttggtgagggtggaggacGGCATCGTGGTTGGTGATGTAGAACTGGAAAGTGGAAGTCGGACGATTTATTGAATGGTCAATCGTCAAGCTTGAGTCAGGGTCCACAGATCCGCGGTCGGGATGCGCCGCGAGAGTTGCGGGAGTGTGAACTCTGCTGTCTCAATCTtgacctcttcttccttctcgacaacAACACATTCACTGTCATTCCCAGTACCGTTGTGCATGTCCATCGATTTAATAGACTGATGCAGAGACTTGGTGATCACGACGGCCACGAACGCTGACCCAACAAGCTGAATCGGAGAGAGAAGTCATCAGAAGTAAAAGGGCCTCCAGCCAATAGTACAAATCTCCCACTCCACAAACCTAACGTAGCActcactcctcctccaacctcgCGAACAGACCGCCATTCCCACTAAGCTAAGCTATCTATGATCGCAAAGGTCATTCATCATGATGCATTTGCCAGTCATGCCGCATTGGCGAGTCTTGCAGTCGTCCATCGTTGCGACATTACTTCCttccttcgtctccttcgtGCCCATCACTCGTCGATCGAGTCGCCGTGTCTTCTGCCACGTTCCCTTCTTTCCATCTCGGATTTACTCTGACATCCCACGTCCTTTTTACCATCCCATATCCGGTCTGTTCCCATGTTGTTGTTCTGTCCAGTCCAGTCTTTCGTCTTCTGTCGATTGGATAATATCATGCACATCATATATCTCATGCTTGTTTGATGTTCCTCCCTCGTTTTGTGAAAAGGAGTGGTCGTTGTCAAAATCAAAAGAAAATAAAAGAAAAGACAAGTCCGTCGCCCAAAATGCCGCACCCAAAAACTCCGAACAATGCAGGAAGCCCGCCGTGCAGACAGAAACGAAAAAGGTTGCCCGATATTACAAGGCGTAGTGCCGAAAAGTGCTTGTGTGCAGTGCTGCACTCCGgttgaagtgaagtcgagTGAAATGTAGCTGCGCCATGGGATATGTTGATGCTCTTGGATCATGCGTCAGGCGTCCGGCACCTGTGCCGCAGGGTGTGAGAGCTGTGTAGGGTATCTTGAAGCGTGGTGACCAAACGCAGCACATGCGAACAAAAGAGAGGTTGCTCTGATATCGTAGCATCGTCCAAAGTCATCAACCACTACGAGTAGTTGTTGGCAGCCAAGTCCGGAAAGTACCCACGACTGGAGTCGACGCCTTGAAAGCGGCTGAGCGTTGTCGGCCACGACGGTGCTTGCGACGTCGAGTCGCTGTACTCGGCCTTGACCGCCCACTGTGAAGGCTCGGACGAGAGGTTGAACCTCGCGCTGGACTCGAGCTTCGGAATTGGCAAGCTTGCATGATGAGGTGGGTTACCCTCATAGATCGAGCCAGGGTAGTAGCGGTAGCCTTCTTGACTTTGAACCTCATTCCGCTCGGACTCGGTCATCACAGTATCAGGCGGGTAGTCGGCGTCGTTGGCACCTCCGTCAACACTAGACGAGCTGCTGCCAGAGTTCTCCGGCGATGGATGGAAGGCGTATGCGTTGTTGGTGCGATATGATCCACCGCCGAGACTGCCGCCATATCCAGTCGATCCCGTCCTGAACCCACCAGCTGTGAGACTACCATAGCTGGCTCCTGCAGTCGTGCTGTATCCACTGCTTCCACCCGAGCTACCAGTGCGACCATTTTGATGTTGACCTTCATTCTGGTAATGACTGGGAGACCGACCACGAACCACAATCTTCTCACTCACTCGATGAGCGACCTTGACCCAGTTCGGAGTATCGCTGTTCTCTTTGCAGACGTCGGCGAACAGTTCGACGATGAGGTGGAAGTACTGTTGTGAAGCACGTCGCTTGCCGTTGTTGGCGGTTGCTTGCTTGAACTGAACACGCTCGAAGGTGTGGGAACAGGTCTGACCTGGCTGAGGTGATTGCGTCGATGCGGCGTATGCGAATTGCGAGGACATTGTcggagtggtggaggatggTGAAGCGTTGGGGTCGGCGACGTTCTGCAGGGGAAGGTAAGGTCCTGGAACCTGACCAGTGGCGTGAAAGGTCGACATTGGTACCTGGTAGACGCCATGCGGTGAGACGGTGTGCTCGTTGCGACCCGATGTAGGCATCGGTGAAACCTTGATGATGTCAATCTTGGTCTTCGGACCATTGTCACGCTTCGGTGTATGCTGGACGAGCTCGATGTTCTTCCCATGCTGACCATCAACCGCCGCGGAAAGACGCATGCCCATAGCTTGAATAGGCTCAGTGTTGGTACTGTTTGATCGCTTCAGGAACATGCGGCCACCATTGATGTTGGGATGCAGCTCAAAGCTACACTGTACGGAGAAGTAGTTGCGTCGATAGCACGTCCACTTCTGATCGACGGTGGACGGAAAGAAGCCTTTCTCAACCTTGGCGTGAACCTCGGGTGTGACAGATGCGCCATCACATTGAATCTCGGCCTGGATCTCCAGCGTCGGCCATGGGAAGTTGATGCACTCATTGCTGCTGTGATGGCTGCTGTAGCCTGGTGGCGACGCCATGTGCGCGTGAGGGTTGGGGTACGAGTGGGGTAAGGTGTTGGACAGTGGCAAGCTACCAAAGGTGAGGCTGCTTCGTGGTGTGTCGGTGTAGGATCCGTAACCGGATTGACTGCCCGGTGACTGCAGAGGTCGAGCGAGGAAGGGGGAGGAGTGCGGGTACGAGTCTCGGTCGAGTGTATGCGATGAGCTTGTTATCGGTGATCGAATGG containing:
- a CDS encoding signal recognition particle receptor beta subunit (Signal recognition particle receptor beta subunit); this encodes MTGQTSSKLADWFTWSVSGNLSAIVVTLLIALILPVLIHSYLYRQAVSREAPSILLVGPSGSGKTSLFTLFATSTTPTTHTSQSPLTANCTLPSHIRSSSSQFRSENDSSDRPTFTLTDTPGHGKLRHHAFTLLTATPQPKNIIFTVDSAALSSPSGLTEAAEYLHDVLLLLQKRANSRKGSKGPEEVRVLVAANKQDVFTSLPEAVVRVKLEEEIARVRGGRSSGVVKAGGEEGGAEDEEGNWLGEFGREGFGFGEVEESGVLVKVVGGNVREGEGEGKVEGWWEWVGEGL